One part of the [Synechococcus] sp. NIES-970 genome encodes these proteins:
- a CDS encoding peptidoglycan binding protein — MFIRQILLSLSLSTLFFGGGLVLAQTPRPELRIGSTGAAVGELQTTLRLLGYYSGEATGTYDEATVIAVYQFQRAADIPQTGVMDRATWEALLPATNANPPSAAANPATAPEPEEATPEPQSRPTTTTSTADTTAPATTTTPANQTPVAATTTTDNPDPSSLPLLKEGMDGDAVKLLQTRLQALGHYRGAIDGIFGPNTRIAVIAAQTALKIDGDGIVGAQTWAKLLAQ; from the coding sequence ATGTTTATTCGTCAAATCCTTTTAAGTCTTAGTTTATCCACACTCTTCTTCGGTGGTGGTCTAGTGTTGGCCCAAACGCCCCGACCCGAACTCCGCATTGGCAGCACGGGTGCAGCCGTTGGCGAATTACAGACAACCCTACGCCTGTTGGGTTATTACAGTGGTGAAGCAACAGGAACCTACGACGAAGCCACCGTAATTGCCGTTTATCAGTTCCAACGGGCTGCGGATATCCCCCAAACAGGTGTAATGGATCGCGCCACCTGGGAGGCCCTACTGCCTGCGACCAATGCCAATCCCCCTAGTGCTGCGGCAAACCCAGCTACAGCACCTGAACCCGAGGAGGCCACCCCTGAACCTCAAAGCAGGCCGACCACCACCACGAGTACTGCTGACACAACAGCGCCTGCCACCACCACAACGCCTGCGAATCAAACACCCGTCGCCGCCACAACCACGACGGATAATCCAGATCCCAGTAGCTTACCCCTCCTCAAAGAGGGCATGGATGGAGACGCAGTCAAACTATTGCAGACCCGCCTGCAAGCTTTAGGACACTATCGGGGGGCGATCGATGGTATTTTTGGCCCCAATACCCGTATTGCGGTGATCGCTGCCCAAACAGCTTTGAAGATTGATGGGGATGGCATTGTTGGGGCTCAAACTTGGGCTAAACTTTTAGCCCAATAA
- the copZ gene encoding copper-binding metallochaperone codes for MSFKIAVSSIACEVCGQTITKAIQNQDAQAQVTVDVAAKTVAVETVLSEAEVKELIVQAGHNPN; via the coding sequence ATGAGTTTTAAGATTGCTGTATCGAGTATCGCCTGTGAAGTCTGTGGCCAGACCATCACTAAAGCGATTCAAAATCAAGATGCTCAAGCCCAAGTTACGGTCGATGTTGCAGCGAAAACCGTCGCAGTAGAAACGGTACTTTCCGAGGCAGAAGTCAAAGAGCTTATCGTCCAAGCTGGTCACAATCCTAACTAA
- a CDS encoding hypothetical protein (conserved hypothetical protein): MSTTAMPPAFPTPKHFSIDMLRDEARQLVELGTIDCSQPIYVLCQFIPAREWVWVECELERNGFLLRDQIADLNPAQCWSDD; the protein is encoded by the coding sequence ATGTCCACCACAGCGATGCCTCCGGCGTTTCCTACCCCGAAACACTTTTCCATTGACATGCTTAGAGACGAAGCTCGCCAGCTTGTTGAATTGGGCACAATCGATTGCAGCCAGCCCATCTACGTTCTTTGTCAATTTATTCCGGCCCGAGAATGGGTTTGGGTCGAGTGCGAACTAGAACGCAATGGTTTCCTGCTCCGGGATCAAATCGCCGATCTCAATCCAGCCCAATGCTGGTCCGATGACTAA
- a CDS encoding glycosyl hydrolase family 3 — translation MIVVRASGHWFDDERPYPQWETDQATLQRWLQAGVGGVILLGGSAAEVAYKTQRLQSWAAVPLLIAADIEEGVGQRFSGATELPPPMALGEIWAKNPQRAIAFAEAMGEITAQEALSIGINWVLAPVLDVNNNPDNPVINIRAFGETPDQVSDLGTAFIRGAHRHAVLTTAKHFPGHGDTATDSHLTLPTIPHPAERLKTIELPPFAAAIHAGVDAVMTAHLQIPAWDDTYPATLSKSILTGQLRHNLKFSGLIVTDALIMGGVAQFADPDTVAVQAIAAGADILLMPSDVDGAIAAIEKAIKGGHLSQHRIYESVGRIWQAKQKILCQNKPIFPLGINRDQKNIQKTLGDILQNAQKQSTTPTKLSAFPDKSARNLIIVDSTLKSSFLRPNCPAITIPQHHGYEPEIIELKTLPKLQLTSEPTLVQCFLRGNPFTGKLIDPVQAIAQIAAQIPLQGVVFYGSPYFLPALQKALGDIPWWFSYGQMAIAQAQICQSLWESPLQPITNATEFI, via the coding sequence ATGATCGTCGTGCGTGCGTCCGGCCATTGGTTTGATGACGAGCGGCCCTATCCCCAGTGGGAAACGGATCAAGCTACCCTCCAGCGCTGGCTCCAGGCAGGGGTTGGTGGTGTTATTTTGTTGGGCGGGAGTGCCGCAGAAGTGGCTTACAAAACCCAACGACTACAAAGTTGGGCGGCGGTTCCGTTGCTGATCGCTGCCGATATTGAAGAAGGGGTTGGTCAACGGTTTTCTGGGGCCACAGAATTGCCGCCCCCCATGGCCCTAGGCGAAATTTGGGCCAAAAATCCCCAACGGGCGATCGCCTTCGCCGAAGCTATGGGAGAAATCACTGCCCAAGAAGCTTTAAGCATCGGGATTAATTGGGTTTTAGCGCCAGTGCTAGACGTGAATAACAACCCCGATAATCCCGTTATTAATATCCGCGCCTTCGGAGAAACGCCGGATCAAGTGAGCGACCTGGGAACCGCCTTTATCCGAGGCGCCCATCGCCATGCCGTACTAACCACCGCCAAACATTTCCCTGGCCATGGTGACACTGCCACCGACTCCCATCTCACCCTCCCTACCATTCCCCACCCAGCAGAGCGTTTAAAAACCATAGAATTGCCCCCCTTCGCCGCGGCGATTCACGCCGGGGTTGATGCGGTGATGACCGCCCATTTACAGATTCCAGCCTGGGATGACACCTATCCAGCAACCCTGTCGAAATCCATTCTCACGGGCCAACTGCGCCACAACCTCAAATTTTCTGGCTTGATTGTCACCGATGCCCTGATTATGGGAGGCGTGGCTCAATTTGCAGATCCTGATACAGTGGCGGTGCAGGCGATCGCCGCCGGAGCCGACATTCTTTTGATGCCATCTGATGTGGATGGGGCGATCGCTGCTATAGAAAAAGCCATCAAGGGTGGTCACCTCTCCCAACATCGTATTTACGAATCTGTGGGCCGCATTTGGCAAGCCAAACAAAAAATTCTTTGCCAAAATAAACCAATATTTCCCCTGGGGATCAATCGAGATCAAAAAAATATCCAGAAAACCCTGGGTGACATCCTTCAAAATGCCCAGAAACAGTCAACAACACCCACAAAATTGTCGGCTTTTCCTGACAAATCAGCCCGCAACCTAATCATTGTTGATTCGACATTAAAAAGCTCTTTCCTGCGGCCCAACTGTCCGGCGATCACCATCCCCCAACACCATGGTTATGAACCAGAAATTATTGAATTAAAAACCTTACCTAAACTGCAGCTCACGTCAGAACCGACGCTGGTGCAATGCTTTCTCCGGGGCAATCCTTTTACCGGAAAATTAATCGATCCCGTCCAGGCGATCGCCCAAATCGCGGCCCAAATTCCGTTACAAGGCGTCGTCTTCTATGGCAGTCCATACTTTCTCCCTGCTTTACAAAAAGCCCTGGGAGACATTCCCTGGTGGTTTAGCTATGGCCAAATGGCGATCGCCCAAGCGCAGATCTGTCAGTCCCTTTGGGAAAGCCCCCTCCAGCCAATCACCAACGCCACAGAATTCATTTAA
- a CDS encoding hypothetical protein (conserved hypothetical protein), which translates to MSTSTNFLELIQKGFHVTVGAAATLVETIQDPMKREVTITGFRTELQSRAEEWSEKGEMTEQEARKFLEKIFQQGKTAGAPGDQEIVTTATEVKDGELQTELKNLTEQIITLKSELAALRQDNQGEN; encoded by the coding sequence ATGAGTACATCCACAAACTTTCTTGAACTGATCCAAAAAGGGTTCCACGTCACTGTGGGAGCAGCCGCAACCCTCGTTGAAACCATCCAGGATCCAATGAAGCGGGAAGTCACGATCACCGGATTTCGGACAGAGCTACAAAGTCGTGCCGAGGAGTGGTCTGAAAAGGGTGAAATGACAGAGCAGGAAGCCCGGAAATTTCTTGAAAAGATCTTCCAACAGGGTAAAACGGCGGGGGCACCTGGTGATCAAGAAATCGTAACCACTGCCACCGAAGTAAAAGATGGCGAACTGCAAACGGAATTAAAAAATCTGACAGAGCAAATCATCACTTTGAAAAGTGAGCTTGCGGCTCTACGCCAAGATAACCAAGGGGAGAATTAA
- a CDS encoding hypothetical protein (conserved hypothetical protein), with translation MTQSTFMLPSPFFFSLGQIRDEARQLVDQNRVSRRQPLYSLCEYIPPREWSCVEVELERCGFLLRDCVGDLLGGERWDND, from the coding sequence ATGACCCAATCAACTTTCATGTTGCCATCGCCCTTCTTCTTTTCCCTAGGGCAGATCCGTGATGAAGCACGACAACTCGTTGACCAAAATCGCGTTAGTCGGCGGCAGCCCCTCTACAGTCTTTGTGAATACATTCCCCCCCGGGAGTGGAGCTGTGTCGAAGTAGAATTAGAACGTTGTGGTTTTCTCCTACGAGATTGTGTGGGAGATCTCCTTGGGGGCGAACGCTGGGACAATGATTAG
- a CDS encoding ion transport protein — translation MEQEFPWWLRLGHALDDFDSGLGRFLNISLCSLIFISSGIFVAQTYPLPQPYSQYLDYLDKLILIIFVLEYLCRCLGSADPRKFVFSLFSLIDLLAIAPLFLGFLDIRFIRLFRWFRLLRLIRFFRLEISILNIQAEDSIILSRILLTLFTIVFVYSGLIYQVEHDVNSAVFGNFLDALYFAVVTMTTVGFGDKTPISDLGKIVTLVMILTGIIVIPWQLGDLVRQFIKSTGQQEVSCQKCGLAFHDRDAQFCKRCGTALKGETLS, via the coding sequence ATGGAACAGGAATTTCCCTGGTGGTTGAGACTGGGTCATGCCCTTGATGATTTTGACAGCGGCTTAGGGCGGTTTCTGAATATCAGTCTTTGCAGTCTTATTTTCATTTCATCGGGGATTTTTGTGGCCCAAACCTATCCACTGCCCCAGCCTTACTCCCAGTATCTAGATTATTTAGACAAGCTGATCTTAATTATTTTTGTTCTAGAATATCTTTGCCGTTGTTTAGGATCGGCAGACCCGCGCAAGTTCGTTTTTAGTCTTTTTTCATTGATCGATCTTCTGGCGATCGCCCCCCTATTTTTAGGGTTTCTAGATATTCGCTTTATTCGATTATTCCGTTGGTTTCGACTGCTCCGGCTAATTCGTTTTTTTCGTCTAGAGATTTCTATTCTCAACATCCAAGCAGAAGATAGTATTATTCTCAGCCGAATTCTTCTCACTTTATTTACGATTGTTTTTGTTTACTCTGGTCTTATTTACCAAGTAGAACATGATGTAAATTCGGCAGTGTTTGGCAATTTTTTAGATGCTTTGTATTTTGCAGTGGTGACTATGACTACTGTGGGCTTTGGAGACAAAACGCCCATTTCCGATCTCGGGAAGATTGTGACTTTAGTGATGATCTTAACTGGGATTATCGTGATTCCTTGGCAACTGGGAGATCTGGTTCGACAATTTATCAAAAGTACTGGTCAGCAAGAGGTTAGCTGTCAGAAATGTGGCCTTGCTTTCCATGACCGAGATGCACAATTTTGTAAGCGATGTGGTACGGCGCTTAAAGGAGAAACTTTAAGTTAG
- a CDS encoding hypothetical protein (conserved hypothetical protein) — MLFVLNLLQGSVSFQFPSTAAQELKGEISQLMDSMKAIANGGDLKKRPQPQKPMEYQYTGDLFLEIFCNPNIYPSPFAAKVLITLRDEKIRLTSEAELPRLVEDLDNYLAEAESFSR, encoded by the coding sequence ATGCTTTTTGTGCTCAATTTATTACAAGGTTCTGTTAGTTTTCAATTTCCTTCCACTGCTGCCCAAGAACTCAAAGGAGAGATCTCACAACTTATGGATAGCATGAAGGCGATCGCCAATGGTGGAGATCTAAAAAAGCGCCCCCAGCCCCAAAAACCGATGGAATATCAATATACAGGGGATCTTTTCTTAGAGATTTTTTGTAACCCAAATATTTACCCTAGTCCCTTCGCCGCCAAAGTGTTGATTACCCTACGCGATGAAAAAATTCGCTTGACCAGCGAAGCTGAACTTCCTCGTCTTGTCGAAGACTTAGATAATTACCTGGCCGAGGCAGAATCGTTCTCAAGGTAA